A single region of the Acanthopagrus latus isolate v.2019 chromosome 11, fAcaLat1.1, whole genome shotgun sequence genome encodes:
- the depdc1a gene encoding DEP domain-containing protein 1A isoform X2: protein MNMSSHVITPGPYRATKLWNEVTRLFRAGMPLRKHRQNFRHYTSCFTASAAVDWLHQMLLSNSNFGPDVTRQQTVQLLKKFLKNHVIEDVKGRFGREDLEDNNMLYRFPSTSPLKPIPCPAPASAPGSIKKRPSFRDKEGFFKFRSFKKQEKETQENEDPALQAEGENQPIGEQQGQRRVMTVEDEQEIWKDITLTHLQRILGCASLDDVLDRRYVNPQNIIHNMTKVNKHGVVTLDDKTNDLPHWVLSAMKSLANWPKYDNAQPSYPGFERDVFKTVSDYFYSLLQPLLTYELYELFINVLGLLQPQCERVAIEALQLCTLLLPPASRRKLQLLMRMMSRISQNVDMPRLHPAIGTRTLMVHTFSGCVLGSAVECDLDELLATRLVSFLMDHQQSILSVPEYLLNAINDHIQYLRRVQVPLDSVSNVDGSDPVCVPMPIYAFCHQISGAEFEQQKLEASQKAMEELLEMLLTDQNISEKDRRKKLKQFQKQYPDIYSRRFPSSHSESNKPKIKPPLLNIKKTKAFSIRN, encoded by the exons ATGAATATGAGTTCTCATGTTATCACCCCTGGACCCTACCGAGCCACAAAACTG TGGAATGAGGTGACTCGTTTGTTTCGGGCTGGTATGCCCCTCAGGAAACACCGGCAGAACTTCCGGCACTATACCTCCTGTTTCACAGCCTCTGCCGCCGTAGACTGGCTTCACCAGATGCTCCTCAGCAACAGCAATTTTGGCCCAGATGTCACCAGGCAGCAGACGGTTCAGCTCCTGAAGAAGTTTCTGAAGAACCATGTGATCGAGGATGTGAAGGGTCGCTTCGGCAGGGAGGATCTGGAGGACAACAACATGCTGTACAG ATTCCCCTCCACTTCTCCTCTGAAGCCTATTCCTTgtccagctccagcctcagcccctGGTTCCATAAAGAAAAGGCCTTCATTCAGGGACAAAGAAGGTTTCTTCAAGTTTAGGAGCTTTAAGAAGCAGGAAAAGGAGACGCAG GAAAATGAAGATCCTGCCCTccaagcagagggagagaatcAGCCAATAGGAGAGCAACAGGGGCAACGGCGAGTGATGACCGTGGAGGATGAACAGGAGATCTGGAAAGATATCACCCTGACcca ccTGCAGAGGATTCTGGGTTGTGCATCTCTTGATGACGTTTTAGACCGACGATATGTAAACCCCCAGAACATCATCCACAATATGACCAAAGTCAACAAGCATGGAGTGGTCACGCTAGACGACAAGACAA ATGACCTTCCACACTGGGTTTTGTCTGCCATGAAGAGCCTGGCCAACT GGCCGAAGTACGACAACGCACAGCCATCTTATCCCGGCTTCGAGAGAGACGTCTTCAAAACAGTGTCCGATTACTTCTACAGCCTTCTGCAGCCACTGCTCACATACGAACTGTATGAACTATTTATCAACGTCCTGG gcctCCTGCAGCCTCAGTGTGAGCGTGTCGCCATCGAGGCCCTGCAGCTTTGCACCCTCCTGCTCCCCCCCGCCTCCCGCAGAAAGTTGCAGCTCCTCATGAGGATGATGTCACGCATCAGCCAGAACGTGGACATGCCCCGCCTCCACCCCGCCATCGGCACCCGGACTCTG ATGGTTCACACTTTTTCAGGCTGTGTCCTGGGCAGCGCTGTTGAGTGTGATCTGGACGAGCTGTTGGCTACCAGACTGGTGTCATTTCTAATGGACCATCAGCAAAGCATTCTGTCGGTCCCGGAGTACCTGCTCAATGCTATCAATGACCATATACAGTACCTGCGCAGAGTACAG GTTCCCCTTGACAGTGTTTCTAATGTTGATGGCAGCGATCCGGTCTGTGTTCCAATGCCCATCTACGCGTTCTGCCATCAGATTAGCGGTGCAGAGTTTGAACAGCAAAAGCTGGAAGCTTCCCAGAAGGcgatggaggagctgctggagatgcTGCTGACGGACCAAAATATAAGCGAGAAGGACAGAcgcaagaaactgaaacag TTTCAGAAGCAGTACCCAGACATCTACAGTCGTCGGTTCCCCTCCTcacacagtgaaagcaacaAACCAAAGATTAAACCTCCCCTCCTCAACATCAAGAAGACCAAAGCTTTCAGCATCAGGAACTAA
- the LOC119028714 gene encoding retinal Mueller cells isomerohydrolase-like yields MVSCVEHPAGGYRKMFETVEELNEPIPAQITGVIPPWLGGSLLRMGPGLFEVGAEPFHHLFDGQAVLHKFDLKDSRVTYYRKFIRTDAYVRAMTENRVVITEFGTAAYPDPCKNIFSRFFTYFRGIEVTDNCIVNIYPIGEDFYAVTETNYITKVDPDSLETLKKVDLCKYLSVNGVTAHPHIDTDGTVYNIGNCFGKNMSLAYNIVKIPPAQKDKSDPFEKSQVVVQFPSSERLKPSYVHSFGMTDNYFVFVEQPVKINLLKFLSGWSIRGATYMDCFESNETMGTWFHLATKDSGGYLSSHKFRTSAFNVFHHINTYEDEGFIVVDLCTWKGHDFVYNYLYLANMREEWDELKKAAMRAPQPEVRRYVLPLDMHREDQGKNLVSLSYTTATAVLHTDGTIWLEPEVLFSAPRQAFEFPQINYSLCRGKKYSFAYGLGLNHFIPDKIVKLNVQTKQTCVWQEEECYPSEPLFVPTPGATAEDDGVLLSIVVRPGAERPSFLLVLDAMKLTELARAEVDTIIPVTLHGMYKP; encoded by the exons ATGGTCAGCTG TGTGGAGCATCCTGCCGGGGGCTACAGGAAGATGTTTGAGACGGTGGAGGAGCTGAACGAACCGATACCTGCTCAGATAACTG gTGTCATCCCGCCCTGGCTGGGCGGCAGCCTCCTCAGGATGGGTCCAGGTCTTTTCGAGGTGGGAGCTGAGCCTTTCCACCACCTGTTCGATGGCCAGGCTGTCTTGCACAAGTTTGACCTGAAGGACAGTCGGGTGACCTATTACAGGAA GTTCATCAGGACGGATGCATACGTCCGTGCCatgacagagaacagagtgGTCATCACTGAGTTTGGAACAGCAGCATACCCGGACCCCTGCAAAAACATCTTCTCCAG GTTCTTTACCTACTTCAGAGGGATTGAGGTGACTGATAACTGCATAGTGAACATCTATCCAATCGGAGAAGACTTCTACGCTGTCACAGAGACCAATTACATCACTAAGGTTGATCCAGATTCACTGGAGACCTTGAAGAAG GTGGACCTGTGTAAGTACCTCTCAGTGAACGGGGTGACTGCCCACCCCCACATCGACACAGATGGTACGGTCTATAACATCGGCAACTGCTTTGGCAAAAACATGAGTCTGGCTTATAATATCGTCAAGATCCCACCTGCTCAGAAAG acAAGTCAGATCCCTTCGAGAAATCGCAGGTTGTAGTTCAGTTCCCCAGCAGTGAGAGGTTAAAACCCTCCTACGTCCACAG TTTCGGTATGACCgataattattttgtgtttgtggagcagCCAGTGAAGATCAATCTGCTGAAGTTCCTGTCGGGTTGGAGCATCAGAGGAGCCACATACATGGACTGCTTTGAATCTAATGAGACTATGGGG aCATGGTTCCACCTGGCCACTAAGGACTCAGGAGGTTATCTGAGCAGCCACAAGTTCCGAACGTCAGCTTTCAACGTCTTTCACCACATAAACACCTATGAGGATGAGGGCTTCATCGTTGTAGACCTCTGCACCTGGAAAGG gcaTGACTTTGTGTATAACTACTTGTACCTCGCCAACATGAGGGAGGAGTGGGACGAATTGAAGAAAGCAGCGATGAGGGCTCCTCAGCCCGAGGTCAGGCGATACGTCCTGCCGCTGGATATGCACAGG GAGGATCAGGGAAAGAACCTGGTGTCTCTGTCCTACACTACAGCAACCGCTGTTCTTCACACTGATGGCACCATTTGGCTGGAACCTGAAGTCCTCTTTTCTGCACCCAGAcagg ccttTGAGTTTCCACAGATTAACTACTCTCTGTGTCGTGGAAAGAAGTATTCCTTTGCCTACGGCCTCGGACTCAACCACTTCATCCCCGACAAG ATTGTCAAGCTGAACGTGCAGACCAAACAGACCTGTGTGTGGCAGGAGGAAGAGTGCTACCCATCAGAGCCGCTGTTCGTCCCAACACCTGGAGCTACAGCGGAGGACGACG GTGTGCTGCTGAGTATCGTGGTGAGGCCGGGTGCAGAGAGACCAAGCTTCCTGCTGGTGCTGGATGCCATGAAA
- the depdc1a gene encoding DEP domain-containing protein 1A isoform X1, with product MNMSSHVITPGPYRATKLWNEVTRLFRAGMPLRKHRQNFRHYTSCFTASAAVDWLHQMLLSNSNFGPDVTRQQTVQLLKKFLKNHVIEDVKGRFGREDLEDNNMLYRFPSTSPLKPIPCPAPASAPGSIKKRPSFRDKEGFFKFRSFKKQEKETQENEDPALQAEGENQPIGEQQGQRRVMTVEDEQEIWKDITLTHLQRILGCASLDDVLDRRYVNPQNIIHNMTKVNKHGVVTLDDKTNDLPHWVLSAMKSLANWPKYDNAQPSYPGFERDVFKTVSDYFYSLLQPLLTYELYELFINVLVFCGYVAAPTTHQRGKRKKSDLPSAPPPAKASFRSTECLLLSLIRQGTCDETESPMREVLGGKLQSRLAALKGGATSGGQLGGSCMSLSAAGLMRPQTRSCSLETMLDDSAPLTRQQLFLSNDSLASYSNRSQDDCPAITTLSSRTDFTSASKANPITYENAHGGTTRNRLSVASAAGLSVTRRSHSLRPRSVGSCLDIVIETREEDVKETKWRGRATSCLNVNTPAEPHHSSASRPPSWSSRHPLSSSYHPFLSSSYAVAKVQGSQATTALSGPRPASSTANLWAPPPPAVVRRCLSSLDVSKQSQPASLFKPPVCVPTSSSKPPHSKPEHSLLQPQCERVAIEALQLCTLLLPPASRRKLQLLMRMMSRISQNVDMPRLHPAIGTRTLMVHTFSGCVLGSAVECDLDELLATRLVSFLMDHQQSILSVPEYLLNAINDHIQYLRRVQVPLDSVSNVDGSDPVCVPMPIYAFCHQISGAEFEQQKLEASQKAMEELLEMLLTDQNISEKDRRKKLKQFQKQYPDIYSRRFPSSHSESNKPKIKPPLLNIKKTKAFSIRN from the exons ATGAATATGAGTTCTCATGTTATCACCCCTGGACCCTACCGAGCCACAAAACTG TGGAATGAGGTGACTCGTTTGTTTCGGGCTGGTATGCCCCTCAGGAAACACCGGCAGAACTTCCGGCACTATACCTCCTGTTTCACAGCCTCTGCCGCCGTAGACTGGCTTCACCAGATGCTCCTCAGCAACAGCAATTTTGGCCCAGATGTCACCAGGCAGCAGACGGTTCAGCTCCTGAAGAAGTTTCTGAAGAACCATGTGATCGAGGATGTGAAGGGTCGCTTCGGCAGGGAGGATCTGGAGGACAACAACATGCTGTACAG ATTCCCCTCCACTTCTCCTCTGAAGCCTATTCCTTgtccagctccagcctcagcccctGGTTCCATAAAGAAAAGGCCTTCATTCAGGGACAAAGAAGGTTTCTTCAAGTTTAGGAGCTTTAAGAAGCAGGAAAAGGAGACGCAG GAAAATGAAGATCCTGCCCTccaagcagagggagagaatcAGCCAATAGGAGAGCAACAGGGGCAACGGCGAGTGATGACCGTGGAGGATGAACAGGAGATCTGGAAAGATATCACCCTGACcca ccTGCAGAGGATTCTGGGTTGTGCATCTCTTGATGACGTTTTAGACCGACGATATGTAAACCCCCAGAACATCATCCACAATATGACCAAAGTCAACAAGCATGGAGTGGTCACGCTAGACGACAAGACAA ATGACCTTCCACACTGGGTTTTGTCTGCCATGAAGAGCCTGGCCAACT GGCCGAAGTACGACAACGCACAGCCATCTTATCCCGGCTTCGAGAGAGACGTCTTCAAAACAGTGTCCGATTACTTCTACAGCCTTCTGCAGCCACTGCTCACATACGAACTGTATGAACTATTTATCAACGTCCTGG tgttttgtggGTACGTTGCAGCGCCCACGACACACCAACGTGGGAAACGCAAGAAGTCTGACCTCCCTTCAGCTCCCCCTCCGGCCAAGGCATCTTTCCGCTCCACAGAGTGTCTCCTTCTGTCGCTAATCAGACAGGGGACGTGTGACGAGACGGAGTCGCCGATGAGAGAGGTGCTTGGCGGGAAGCTTCAGTCGCGGCTGGCAGCGCTGAAGGGAGGCGCGACCAGCGGTGGTCAGTTAGGAGGCAGCTGCATGAGCCTGAGTGCAGCTGGTTTGATGAGGCCTCAAACCAGGAGTTGCTCTCTGGAAACCATGTTAGATGATTCTGCCCCTCTCACCCGGCAGCAGCTGTTCTTGTCCAATGACAGCCTGGCATCCTATAGCAACAGGAGCCAAGATGACTGCCCTGCCATCACAACACTCAGCAGTCGCACAGACTTTACATCTGCATCCAAAGCAAACCCCATTACGTATGAAAATGCTCACGGAGGTACAACCAGAAATAGGCTGTCTGTAGCTTCTGCAGCAGGACTGTCAGTCACACGGAGGTCACACTCCTTGCGGCCACGCAGCGTAGGCAGCTGTCTGGACATTGTCATAGAAACCAGGGAGGAGGATGTCAAGGAGACCAAGTGGCGGGGCCGAGCAACCAGCTGTCTTAACGTGAACACTCCCGCAGAGCCGCATCACTCCTCAGCTTCACGCCCTCCCTCGTGGTCCTCCCGTcatcccctctcttcctcctatcatccttttctctcctcttcataTGCTGTGGCCAAAGTACAAGGGTCCCAGGCTACTACAGCACTCAGTGGGCCCAGACCCGCCTCCAGTACCGCCAATCTCTGGgcgcctcctccacctgctgttgTACGACGCTGCCTCAGCTCTCTGGATGTGTCAAAGCAGTCTCAACCCGCCTCACTGTTCAAACCGCCTGTCTGCGTGCCCACCAGCAGCTCCAAGCCCCCACATTCCAAACCTGAGCACA gcctCCTGCAGCCTCAGTGTGAGCGTGTCGCCATCGAGGCCCTGCAGCTTTGCACCCTCCTGCTCCCCCCCGCCTCCCGCAGAAAGTTGCAGCTCCTCATGAGGATGATGTCACGCATCAGCCAGAACGTGGACATGCCCCGCCTCCACCCCGCCATCGGCACCCGGACTCTG ATGGTTCACACTTTTTCAGGCTGTGTCCTGGGCAGCGCTGTTGAGTGTGATCTGGACGAGCTGTTGGCTACCAGACTGGTGTCATTTCTAATGGACCATCAGCAAAGCATTCTGTCGGTCCCGGAGTACCTGCTCAATGCTATCAATGACCATATACAGTACCTGCGCAGAGTACAG GTTCCCCTTGACAGTGTTTCTAATGTTGATGGCAGCGATCCGGTCTGTGTTCCAATGCCCATCTACGCGTTCTGCCATCAGATTAGCGGTGCAGAGTTTGAACAGCAAAAGCTGGAAGCTTCCCAGAAGGcgatggaggagctgctggagatgcTGCTGACGGACCAAAATATAAGCGAGAAGGACAGAcgcaagaaactgaaacag TTTCAGAAGCAGTACCCAGACATCTACAGTCGTCGGTTCCCCTCCTcacacagtgaaagcaacaAACCAAAGATTAAACCTCCCCTCCTCAACATCAAGAAGACCAAAGCTTTCAGCATCAGGAACTAA